Genomic segment of Arctopsyche grandis isolate Sample6627 chromosome 3, ASM5162203v2, whole genome shotgun sequence:
aattggttgaatttttgggtgtaaccagttttatcgtgaccaattttcgggtgtgaccagttttagggtgtgaccagttttctccaGACCAGTTTTactgtgacgggtgatcacgtgtgaccgatctagagcgaccaatTGCTAAACCGTTACTGCTAGCCTGCAAAAAGTTTGAACTTGTTGGTTAAACTATTAATAACGAATAATCGATTCTAGCTTCAtagtatttcaaataatatcCTTGGTCTGAGTTAATCTGGGAGGAGGGCAAATGCTTTCCTTTAGACccccaaatgacgtccctgtacatcagtggtgtcaccccaattttgcaAAAATGGGTTTCCAaatgttttttcaaaaaaattatttaaaaaaaataaaatatatatatatatatatatatatatatatatatatatgtaggcggggtacatgtATGTTGACcatatcccagcctaacgaaacactgttgtgcttgttttataaagttttattgtttgcctatggttgtacaaaggtattgtatttgggcaaaagtatggcgttcagcggtctctggatatggtagagtgtcgctgacTCGGCATTCgtttatgttcagaaggtctctggatgcggcagtgtgttgttggctcgtttttcggctatgttcggaaggtctctggatacggcagtgtgttgctggctcgttcggctgattgatcttccaagtccgcgtagtatagtggtggcaggtcaggagctggatgtcgactggtctgctgctgtgtgtcgacgcttgctgctgtgggtcgactggcgttgtttgggttgtacctccttttatagtgtttctggaatcacctgaccgatggtggtggttgttgatgcgtaagcgaggaatttgcttttgtcgatggggtggacttttctggaacgattggcgccgttccgctcgatgtagtttaatggtggcggcgtgtttcgaccgttttggttccactcgactggtaggggcgttccgcttgagtttaatataatggctgcaggtgtgcgtcgtctgggtttcgttccgctcgagtgtgaagggtggatcattctcgaaggaactggcgattgattccaagaagtgcacgtgttgtGTACGTGTGGTGAGTTCtgcaaggaatgtggtttgttgttgtggaatattctcgaatgtttcgatgacgatgacgatgacgagattcctacatatacatatatacatttcgaTTTCGTCCAAGGtattattacatgaaagttcattaaatttttaagatttgtataatttttgacaaaaattatatgaataacgggtttccggaaacttttgatttttaacatcgggtttccagaaacccatggaaaccattagagTGAAACCACTGTCTGTGCTCTTTTccctataaaatattttaattgattgtGCGAGCTGATTAGCTAATGGCCGAAACTCCGTGCGCTATTGCCACACCTGTCAGTGTGACGGTTGTGCGTGATGGTGCGGTGCGGCGTGACAGAAGTGTGCGCAGGAGACGAGACGGTGGGGGCGGCGGGGGTGGCAGGGGTGGCGGGGACGACGGGAGCGACAGCCGGCGTGGATTTGGCCGAATGGTGTGGAGTCGGAGCGCGCGTCCGATCTTCCGGCTCTTTGGCCACCGTGAGATGGGTGGGTGAAGTGCGGGGGCGGACGGGCCTTTGGTGCGGCCTCGAGTGGGACGAAGCCGGTCGCGGCCGTCACGATGGCTGCGTCGAAGGATTCCGATACTTCCACTGCCGCAGCGCCGCCCCCGATTGCGCCTCCCTTTTGCGGCCTCACAAGCTCGACCCCGTCACCACCTGCGCTGCTGCCATTCAACAATACTATGGAGAACAAGAGGTATAGATTtctttcttcgtgtgtttctcggCCTAGTGATAAATTATCGAATCGTTGTAATTGGGATGGTATTTGTGTTAACAGGACGAATCTACAGCCGCTTTGTACAAGGCCGTCATCGATGAATGGAAGAGGAAAATTAAAGTGCCTTTTATAGAAATGGTAGGATTCGATTCTGTGCAGGAGAAACAAGGGTGagctttttatttacatatattttatttaattgtaaatataattttagttacTATGTAATTTGTTCTTTCATTTAAGGTCTCTCGATATACTTCAGGAAGCTTGCATTTCTGATAAATGTATTTGGACTGCGGGAAACCTCGCCGTCTTGTGTCCCGCTTTGAAAAGCttagatatttcaaaaaatttgttGAGTAATTGGAATTCAGTTGCTGATATTGCATCTCAATTACCACATTTACACAATTTAGATTTAaggtttgaataaaaatacttcgtaattattttaattgtataagtAATTATTGTGTATCTGATTtcttaaaagtttatttattttttagtaagAACAGGTTAGTGACTCCATCAACGGATGAAGAAGCAGACAGACTCTCCGAATACTTTCCAAATCTACAAAAATTATCTTTAACACATTGCGATATTGAATGGGAAGATATCGATAGAATATCGAGAATCTGGAGTCgtatttgtgaattaattctgGCCTATAATAGgattgaaaaaattacaatttcttCATCCTTTATTTTTTCGGAGAATTTAACCACTCTGGTTCTCGACGGTAACCCTTTAGAAAGTTGggtagaaattttaaaattgggaACATTGAACAATTTAAAAGATTTGAGTCTCAATGATTGCAATATAAAAACTGTCACCTTTGATGATAAATTTCGAGGCGAAAAGCTAAACTTATTCACCAGCCTTGAAAATTTGTATCTTAAACAAAACGAAATTAATGATGTAAGCATACATTTTTGTTAACAAATCGTGTATTTTTATCATTGTACAGATTaatgtttgtaatattatattacagtgGAGATCAATCAGTGAATTGAACAAATTGAGGTGTCTAAATAAACTGTATGTTACCAAAAATCCACTGCTTTCTAACGACAACTATGACACATGTTCACAAATGATAATTGCGAGGATTGAAACTCTAAAAGTAaatatcctttttttttttaattttgcttgTTGATTAAATTTGCTTAATCTAATTTCTATTGAATGGTCCTCAGGAGTTGAATGGTTCAGAAGTCAATAGAGAAATAAGACGAGGTGCTGAATATGATTATCTGAAAAAGCATGGATTGCTATGGAAGCAATGTAGTGAATCCCTCGAAGAACGAAAAATTTTAGAATTTGCTTTGTTTCACTCTAGATTTGATCAACTTATTCAAAGTAATTTACAAACCATATTTTCAAACTATCtgactattttttaaatttatttctaaattaatgagattttttttcagaGTATGGTCTACCCGATGATAATTTATTAGCTGCAAAAAAGAACAATTGGGCTATCAGCACCAAGTTAATTGAAATAGTTCTGAAGGATGAAGTTAccggaataataataaaaaagaaagtaTCGATTACCATGAGTGTGCAAAAACTAATTGCTCTGACGCGTCGACTTTTCTCGTTGAAGATCAAAGAAGCAAAAACTTCAACATCACCATCTCTGTACTGCTTACAACAAAATAATACAAGTCAAAAAGATGTTTTGATACATCTAGCTAATCAAATGAAAGAGCTGGACTTTTATTCTGTCGGAGATGGTGATACAATCATAATCAGATGgtgattaatatttattataatttgccTTCGTAATCCCCGccatcatatttatatacatatatattgaagatTTGTAATGTTTGCATTGTCCAGAGATATTATTGTGTGCCTGTTTAACAGGGAATGCTGTGATTTGGAATTCATTCGACTGATagcatttattattaattatacaaatatattttatattgcatagtaacttttatatatacagtCGTAATAATATTTCTGAAACAAGAAAAGTATTGTGTTCGTATatgatacatgcatatatttgtatatgtaatactcgaacataatatacaatttatCGTATTGTTGATTGTCTTTAAAATCCGTGTGGTGACGACATCATTAAATAGTATTCTAGAAAATTGTTTCATGTACAAATGTCTTCATTTGAATTAGATTAATTGTTTAGTTTATTTATCTAAATTATACAGCAcaaaatataaatgatttacTAATGCAAGAACTCATTGAAAATTTCCTAGTATATATTAcctttaagtattaatttggtCTTGAGATTGAACTCAAAACTATTCTAGCAATTTAACCATCTTCATATATAATTTGCATCTTTTTGCAGATATGCCACACTAATTTcgatttttcctttatttatttactataatataatatttgcgtagcctttcttaatttaaatttgcatttgaataattttgtattttttttataaataaaaatgaataaacaatttttgttttttctattaaattccttctaaaatttaattcagTAAACGTGTTTACTTGGGAGCTGGCAAACTTCTATTatcatttacatttatataaagtattattgtTGAATTATATGTTGAcaagactacatacatataattgagcAATTTTACttgttcatttaaattttctaaCCTTAAAGTTCTATATCATGATAATAAGATGCACAATTACAAATGCATTATAAGGTAAgcaataattttctaacacatAAACAACAAATTTGttaaaaaggttttatttgtttatttttcacgATTCAGTGAAAAATTCAATGAAAcgattcaatgaaaatatatttcgatCAGTACGATTTCGTTTTTTTTGTTatagaatacatatatttataaggaTTACTAttggtgaatatatgtatgtatgttttaagatATTTTTGTAGAAAATAATACTCCACAATACATCTACAGTACCAAGCATcgacctttattttatttaccgcTTCATTAGTCAAATTAAACGAACGTAAAAATGGTAGTACCATCCTGTAAGGTGTATTCAACCTTATATTCTCATTTTTATATTccatttcttttattattaattctgaataagatacacatacatacatatgaaactaACACTAGTCATGACTTTACGTTAGTCGTACAATGTAAAAGCAAATAATAACAAGTAACCTCTTGTATTTTTCCCATATGTACCATAACTTTGCTTTTGCAAGCATGCCTCAGAAAAGATTAATGAAATTGCGGATGTCGAAATAATACTTATATCGGTTGAATCATTTTTCAATGTCTAAGAACTATTGGATAAATATTTCCATATTCATACATGTCctacattcaaatttaattacttCCATTCCCTAAGTTGGTGTAATGTTTTAACTCAATGGatgatatatctaatatataattttgaaagagactttgtatgcaactaatggttggttcgtaaaatccgtgacgtcatcgaacaattCCGTTTTCAGTTCCAGGTCCAGATTCGTTTTTCAATTCCAGATCCAGATTCGTTTTTCACTTCCGGTtctcgatttctgtttcagatccggattcctgtttcaggttcggatccggattcctttttcagttccggttctagattcttttttcagttctggcTCCTGTTTCGTTTTTCAGTTCCTGGACCCcgattcatttttcagttcctTTTCGTAATTTCTGTTCtggtatataatttcaaaagagactttgtatgcacatatgtatgtaagttttggttcgtagaatcagtgacgttatcgaaaaaagcAAATTATCTCTTaagacgatatcgatatcgatttcgatttcgattccttttacggttccggatcccgattactttttcagttccggatctggaatcttgtttcagttccggcaccagattcctgtttcagttccggatcacgattcgtttttcagttccggttccggattcctttttcagttccggatacggattcctgtttcagttccggatcaggattattttttcagttcggGTTCACTTATATATAACAAAAACCATTCATTTTtgattggctacgtccacactaccgatatctacaccagatattctcgaattttccatatccagttcccatattgcaacctgtggttgctatttaggaactggttatggaaaaattcgcaaatatcgGTAGTGTTGATGTAGCCATTGCCtgtcattaaatattatttttttcgattgaattaaattaactaaaaaaacaaatgaatgttacaCTATAAGATTGACCatgtttaaaatgtttatattataaataccgagtgaagccgggtaaaaccactattaatatataaatatgtacatatttgtggaGGTaacttattgtattaaaattaatcaaagtTACCGTGAAATTGTTCCGGAGATTTAGCACACCTGCAGTGTATCTTTCAGCTGGGGAAAACGTTGCTTGGAAACGCAAAACAAAAGATACCATTATCCTTAACgagtaaaagtaaaaaaaaaaacatgattttaacCACCCTAAACAAGGTATACAATTAATGAAGTCTGTAAACTCCCCacaatgtatacatttatagagGGGTTGCACTGACCAAAATGTAATGTCACGTTTGAGTGGTTTGTAATAATTCATCTTATTAAGCATTTCGCCATGTTAACACGTGCAATCACCCTATTTTTTAATGCActcatttcttttatatattattttcacatgCGTATAATAGTTCACTTTTTTCACTAATTTTGCGAAAATTCTATACCTTTCTACGATAAAATGTGGACAATACGCCGACATTGTGATTAGAATTACAATAAACGATACAAAAACGTTAAGGGGATGTCCCGAGAGGTATCTCGTCAAGATCAAGATAACACAGTGAATTATAACCCTATAAGCGCACATGCCGGATGGTCCCCAAAATAAATTTcacgatatataaaaaaaagaatattaacAATACAATCTTTGTTACCCCTCTATATAAATCTATAATCAAGATAGTTCTGAACATCCACGGCTGCTACACTTCCCATTTGATTCATTCTACTGTCATAAATTCCAGATAATTTGAACCCTtcatttttcattgattttgaatgaatttatgTCGAACTTCCAATATCTTCAACtgctatttaatttataaataatgtgaCAATTTATTGTgtccatatatctatgtacatactacagagacaatttttgctaattttaccAGTACAATACTGTTTTTTTTGGTTATCTGTCCTGGCGGAATCCTTATGAAGGGCCTGTTTATAAAGGTTTGATGATTAGTCACtcaaatctcgatcacggaatatctggcacccgaaaattccacccATTGAGAATTACGACGCAAACCATCATACtaataacgagaactcgagtggatatttccatattcgcgattttcgtggcgaCGATAATCATGTGCGCGATTGCa
This window contains:
- the Tbce gene encoding tubulin-binding cofactor E isoform X2, whose product is MVRCGVTEVAAPDCASLLRPHKLDPVTTCAAAIQQYYGEQEDESTAALYKAVIDEWKRKIKVPFIEMVGFDSVQEKQGSLDILQEACISDKCIWTAGNLAVLCPALKSLDISKNLLSNWNSVADIASQLPHLHNLDLSKNRLVTPSTDEEADRLSEYFPNLQKLSLTHCDIEWEDIDRISRIWSRICELILAYNRIEKITISSSFIFSENLTTLVLDGNPLESWVEILKLGTLNNLKDLSLNDCNIKTVTFDDKFRGEKLNLFTSLENLYLKQNEINDWRSISELNKLRCLNKLYVTKNPLLSNDNYDTCSQMIIARIETLKELNGSEVNREIRRGAEYDYLKKHGLLWKQCSESLEERKILEFALFHSRFDQLIQKYGLPDDNLLAAKKNNWAISTKLIEIVLKDEVTGIIIKKKVSITMSVQKLIALTRRLFSLKIKEAKTSTSPSLYCLQQNNTSQKDVLIHLANQMKELDFYSVGDGDTIIIRW
- the Tbce gene encoding tubulin-binding cofactor E isoform X1: MVRCGVTEVCAGDETVGAAGVAGVAGTTGATAGVDLAEWCGVGARVRSSGSLATVRWVGEVRGRTGLWCGLEWDEAGRGRHDGCVEGFRYFHCRSAAPDCASLLRPHKLDPVTTCAAAIQQYYGEQEDESTAALYKAVIDEWKRKIKVPFIEMVGFDSVQEKQGSLDILQEACISDKCIWTAGNLAVLCPALKSLDISKNLLSNWNSVADIASQLPHLHNLDLSKNRLVTPSTDEEADRLSEYFPNLQKLSLTHCDIEWEDIDRISRIWSRICELILAYNRIEKITISSSFIFSENLTTLVLDGNPLESWVEILKLGTLNNLKDLSLNDCNIKTVTFDDKFRGEKLNLFTSLENLYLKQNEINDWRSISELNKLRCLNKLYVTKNPLLSNDNYDTCSQMIIARIETLKELNGSEVNREIRRGAEYDYLKKHGLLWKQCSESLEERKILEFALFHSRFDQLIQKYGLPDDNLLAAKKNNWAISTKLIEIVLKDEVTGIIIKKKVSITMSVQKLIALTRRLFSLKIKEAKTSTSPSLYCLQQNNTSQKDVLIHLANQMKELDFYSVGDGDTIIIRW